Proteins from a single region of Desulfolutivibrio sulfoxidireducens:
- a CDS encoding NADH-quinone oxidoreductase subunit N — MNLDLVMPELFQLLVVAALFVQSVVRGRNDTGPRWLPVAAIIGVAVAASKLGLQGTLFDAAYRVDALSQFFKVAISLGFCVTVINAQSQPTLETEKRTDYFMMLGLSAWGLMLLASAAELITLYMALELSSYSLYALIPLRGKDKRAAEAAIKYILFGAVVTAVALYGLSFIMASQHTTYIQDLMHKSWSMAENPMAVVGLTLFLAGFFYKLALFPFHFWCPDVYEGTSNETAAYVATVPKLGAVVVLVRLSSVLTPGMEVTNILAILAALSMTIGNLTALVQRDVKRLLGYSSVSHAGYVMLGLVSGTAAGLSAATFYALVYLLMNLTCFYVLCRISSNGENVTLTGLNGLHKRSPGLALVLAVSAFALVGLPPTAGFAGKLFLLASAWDHGYNWLVIVAVLNTAIAIYYYLNLVRHAYTEDAGTETATAVITAPQVAVGGILAACVLLLGVLPTPIYNLALNAGRALLP, encoded by the coding sequence GTGAACCTCGATCTCGTGATGCCAGAACTGTTCCAGCTTCTCGTGGTGGCCGCGCTGTTTGTGCAGAGCGTGGTCAGGGGCCGCAACGACACAGGACCCCGCTGGCTTCCCGTGGCCGCGATCATCGGCGTGGCCGTGGCCGCCTCCAAGCTCGGCCTGCAAGGGACCCTTTTCGACGCGGCCTACCGGGTGGACGCCTTGTCCCAGTTCTTCAAGGTGGCCATCAGCCTCGGCTTTTGCGTGACCGTGATCAACGCCCAAAGCCAGCCCACCCTGGAGACGGAAAAGCGCACCGACTACTTCATGATGCTCGGCCTGTCGGCCTGGGGGCTCATGCTTCTGGCCTCGGCCGCCGAACTCATCACCCTGTACATGGCCCTGGAGCTGTCCTCCTACAGCCTGTATGCCCTTATTCCCCTGCGCGGAAAGGACAAGCGCGCGGCCGAGGCGGCCATCAAGTACATCCTCTTCGGCGCCGTGGTCACCGCCGTGGCCCTGTATGGCCTGTCCTTCATCATGGCCTCCCAGCACACCACGTATATCCAGGATTTGATGCACAAGTCCTGGAGCATGGCCGAGAACCCCATGGCCGTGGTCGGGCTGACCCTGTTTCTGGCCGGTTTTTTCTACAAGCTGGCCCTGTTCCCGTTCCACTTCTGGTGCCCGGACGTCTACGAGGGAACCAGCAACGAGACCGCGGCCTACGTGGCCACGGTGCCCAAGCTCGGGGCCGTGGTGGTCCTGGTGCGGCTGTCCTCGGTGCTCACCCCGGGCATGGAGGTGACCAACATCCTGGCCATCCTGGCCGCCCTGTCCATGACCATCGGCAACCTCACGGCCCTGGTGCAGCGCGACGTGAAACGGCTGCTTGGATATTCCAGCGTGTCCCATGCCGGGTACGTCATGCTCGGCCTGGTCTCGGGAACGGCGGCGGGCCTGTCGGCCGCCACGTTCTACGCCCTGGTGTACCTGCTCATGAACCTGACCTGCTTCTATGTGTTGTGCCGCATCTCCTCGAACGGGGAAAACGTGACCCTGACCGGTTTAAACGGCCTGCACAAGAGAAGCCCTGGTCTGGCCCTGGTGCTGGCCGTGTCGGCCTTCGCCCTGGTCGGCCTGCCGCCCACGGCCGGGTTCGCCGGGAAGCTCTTCCTCCTGGCCTCGGCCTGGGACCACGGCTACAACTGGCTGGTCATCGTGGCCGTCCTGAACACGGCCATCGCCATCTACTACTACTTGAACCTGGTGCGCCACGCCTATACCGAGGATGCCGGCACGGAGACGGCGACGGCGGTCATCACCGCCCCGCAGGTGGCTGTTGGCGGAATTTTGGCGGCCTGCGTGCTGCTTCTGGGGGTGTTGCCCACGCCCATCTACAACCTGGCCCTGAACGCCGGACGCGCCCTTTTGCCCTAG
- a CDS encoding PEP/pyruvate-binding domain-containing protein — protein MLRGLFRDDEADSASELSEEEIQAEFKKRYHHFKLLLTANKKALEVMSQMEEALHGGSAFGMAFIRSHSTAASVNVYKIIEHLHVIAPEKYTELHARLKDIQRHVAAILENTVPPVGTELTLPLRVINRDLADQVGGKMAGIGEIVHRTGLPVPPGFVITTLAYRRLIEHNDLRDEINRLLQSAGPDDQENLLALSSRIRNLITMAEVPDDVAQAIRQSYRELCEQAGEDAAVSLRSSALGEDAAGQTFAGQFATKLNVAADDMLESYKEVVASKYSPQAMTYRLNRGIPDEDIAMCVGCMAMVRAEAGGVIYSRNPIDIRDDSIFIHSSWGLPKTVVDGSVACDEFVVSRNGGLNLADRRIRSKDRVFVCHAGEGVCLMETLTDKRDEPSLPDETVMRLAEAALALERMYGSPVDIEWAVDAAGRLFFLQCRHLVQMAAPVENQEPRRKVAAGVLVCGGTTASPGVACGPVFVVRREADLLRFPPGAVLASLEAPPRWASVINKTAAIVTEKGGSAGHLANVAREFQVPALMAVTGALAALETGMEVTVDADGRAVYQGRVEEVLAYARPRRAPEGQTPMHAILRKVMDHITPLHLLDPNDAVEFRPEKCRTLHDITRFAHEKSVFEMFSFGQDFHFSKRAAKQLKYKKTAMKWWFINLDDGFVQDIPGRFVTLEDISSEPVHALWTGFTAVPWQGPPPVDAKGFVSILVRAASNPHLEESAQSAFSERNFFMISKHYMCLSSRFGFHFCTVEALVDERPQENYVSFQFKGGAAEFLRRRMRAEFVAGILEDHGFSIDINEDSVFARRSGGGPAEMNEALRIVGYLLMHTRQLDMIMHNRALVANYRTRIDGEIRRVLAEKAGPVPSAT, from the coding sequence GTGTTGCGAGGCCTTTTCCGCGACGACGAGGCCGATTCGGCGTCCGAGCTTTCCGAGGAGGAAATCCAGGCCGAATTCAAGAAACGCTACCATCACTTCAAGCTGCTGCTCACGGCCAACAAAAAGGCCCTGGAGGTCATGTCCCAGATGGAGGAGGCCCTGCACGGCGGGTCCGCCTTCGGCATGGCCTTTATCCGTTCCCACTCCACAGCCGCCTCGGTCAACGTCTACAAGATCATCGAGCATCTGCACGTCATCGCCCCGGAGAAATACACGGAGCTTCATGCCCGCCTCAAGGACATCCAGAGGCATGTGGCCGCGATTCTGGAGAACACCGTCCCGCCTGTGGGCACGGAACTGACGTTGCCTCTGCGGGTCATCAACCGTGATCTGGCCGACCAGGTGGGCGGGAAGATGGCCGGCATCGGGGAGATAGTACACCGCACCGGCCTGCCCGTGCCGCCGGGGTTCGTGATCACCACCCTGGCCTATCGCCGGCTTATCGAGCACAACGACCTGCGCGACGAGATAAACCGGCTTTTGCAGTCCGCCGGTCCCGACGATCAGGAAAACCTTCTGGCCTTAAGCTCGCGCATCCGCAATCTGATCACCATGGCCGAGGTCCCGGACGACGTGGCCCAGGCCATCCGCCAGTCCTACCGGGAGCTTTGCGAGCAGGCCGGCGAGGACGCCGCCGTGTCGCTTCGCAGCAGCGCGCTTGGAGAGGACGCGGCCGGCCAGACCTTTGCCGGGCAGTTCGCCACCAAGCTCAATGTGGCCGCCGACGACATGCTCGAGTCCTACAAGGAGGTGGTGGCCAGCAAGTACAGTCCGCAGGCCATGACCTACCGTCTGAACCGGGGCATTCCCGACGAGGACATCGCCATGTGCGTGGGCTGCATGGCCATGGTCCGGGCCGAGGCCGGCGGGGTCATCTATTCCCGAAACCCCATCGACATCCGCGACGACTCCATCTTCATCCATTCCTCCTGGGGACTGCCCAAGACCGTTGTGGACGGGTCCGTGGCCTGCGACGAGTTCGTGGTCTCCCGCAACGGCGGCCTGAACCTGGCGGACCGGCGTATCCGGAGCAAGGATCGGGTTTTCGTGTGCCACGCGGGCGAGGGCGTGTGCCTCATGGAGACGCTGACGGACAAGCGCGACGAGCCGAGCCTCCCCGATGAAACGGTCATGCGCCTGGCCGAGGCGGCCTTGGCCCTGGAGCGGATGTATGGCTCGCCGGTGGACATCGAGTGGGCCGTTGACGCGGCCGGCCGGCTCTTTTTTCTGCAGTGCCGTCATCTGGTGCAGATGGCGGCCCCGGTCGAGAACCAGGAACCACGACGCAAGGTCGCGGCCGGGGTGCTTGTTTGCGGCGGAACCACGGCCAGCCCGGGTGTGGCCTGCGGTCCGGTATTCGTGGTCAGGCGCGAGGCCGATCTGCTGCGGTTTCCACCAGGCGCGGTGCTGGCGAGCCTGGAGGCCCCGCCGCGCTGGGCCTCGGTCATCAACAAGACGGCGGCCATCGTCACCGAGAAGGGCGGCTCGGCCGGGCATCTGGCCAACGTGGCCCGGGAGTTCCAGGTCCCGGCGCTGATGGCCGTGACCGGGGCGCTTGCGGCCCTGGAGACCGGCATGGAGGTCACGGTGGATGCCGACGGCCGGGCTGTGTATCAGGGCCGGGTGGAGGAGGTTTTGGCCTATGCCCGCCCGCGCCGGGCCCCCGAGGGGCAGACTCCCATGCACGCCATTTTGCGCAAGGTCATGGACCACATCACCCCGCTGCACCTTCTGGACCCGAACGATGCCGTGGAATTTCGTCCGGAGAAGTGCCGCACCCTGCACGACATCACCCGGTTCGCCCACGAGAAGTCCGTTTTCGAGATGTTCAGCTTTGGCCAGGACTTCCACTTCTCCAAGCGCGCCGCCAAGCAGCTCAAGTACAAGAAGACGGCCATGAAGTGGTGGTTCATCAACCTCGACGACGGCTTCGTGCAGGATATCCCGGGCCGGTTCGTGACCCTGGAGGACATCTCCTCGGAGCCGGTGCATGCCTTGTGGACCGGGTTCACGGCCGTGCCCTGGCAGGGGCCGCCGCCTGTCGACGCCAAGGGGTTCGTGTCCATATTGGTGCGGGCCGCGTCCAATCCGCATCTGGAGGAGTCCGCCCAGTCAGCCTTCAGTGAGCGAAATTTTTTCATGATTTCAAAGCATTACATGTGTCTGAGTTCCCGCTTCGGGTTTCATTTCTGTACTGTGGAGGCCCTGGTGGACGAGCGTCCCCAGGAAAACTATGTGAGTTTCCAGTTCAAGGGCGGGGCCGCGGAATTCCTGCGCCGCCGCATGCGGGCCGAATTCGTGGCCGGCATTCTGGAGGACCATGGTTTTTCCATCGATATCAACGAGGATTCGGTCTTTGCCAGGCGAAGCGGGGGTGGCCCCGCCGAGATGAACGAGGCCCTGCGTATTGTGGGCTATCTTTTGATGCACACCCGCCAGTTGGACATGATCATGCACAACCGGGCCCTGGTGGCCAACTACCGCACGCGCATCGACGGGGAGATCCGCCGGGTTCTGGCTGAAAAGGCCGGCCCCGTGCCCTCGGCGACCTGA
- a CDS encoding response regulator, with the protein MRALIVDDDFYSRSFLEYILHPYAFCDVVVNGEEAVMAVQKALEENRPYSLVFMDLLMPVIDGPKALREIREIERDFGVDKDSRAKVIITSVLEDAEDTHNAMYLGEATSFLQKPVDEKSVLAVLRRLGLVEAEDI; encoded by the coding sequence ATGAGAGCGCTCATCGTCGACGACGACTTCTACAGCCGGAGCTTTCTGGAATACATTCTGCACCCCTACGCCTTCTGCGATGTGGTCGTGAACGGCGAGGAGGCGGTCATGGCCGTCCAGAAGGCCCTGGAGGAAAACAGACCGTATTCGTTGGTGTTCATGGACCTGCTCATGCCGGTCATCGACGGCCCCAAGGCCCTGCGCGAGATTCGCGAGATCGAACGGGACTTCGGGGTGGACAAGGACAGCCGGGCCAAGGTGATCATCACCTCGGTCCTGGAGGACGCCGAGGATACGCATAACGCCATGTACCTGGGAGAGGCCACATCGTTTCTGCAAAAGCCCGTGGATGAAAAATCCGTCCTGGCCGTGTTGCGCCGTCTGGGCTTGGTGGAGGCGGAGGACATCTGA